The following coding sequences lie in one Silvanigrella aquatica genomic window:
- a CDS encoding RNA-guided endonuclease InsQ/TnpB family protein — translation MITTYHYRIKDSGKANRVLSQMSRSVNMVWNFCKQTQQEALKNKSVKLIDDKKSGDKISIPYFLTKFEMNNLVSGSSKELELHSQTVQFVSEEYITRRKQFKTLLRWRGKKSLGWVPFKSSAIKINNGKISYNKNEFSFWNSRELPEDAKIKTGSFCQDKIGHWYLNVSFESEQIGIKRDDDKKIGIDIGIKTLATCSNGEKIERPNLRKNALAKMRYLKRCQKFAQRKQSKSKKYHSLPKAKQERKLHVKVANIRQDYLHKESTKLVKKCSLIVVGDVPCKFMNRNKKLSGISLDSGIGMFKNMLKYKAVRAASIYKEISERDSTRTCSKCSEILPRIGLGVRTWTCEKCNTIHDRDVNASINILNAYKNMFPIGHDRPTRTKKNSS, via the coding sequence TTGATAACAACATATCACTACAGAATTAAAGATTCAGGTAAAGCGAATAGAGTGCTCTCTCAAATGTCTCGTTCTGTAAATATGGTATGGAATTTTTGCAAACAAACTCAACAGGAGGCTCTTAAAAATAAATCCGTTAAGTTAATAGATGATAAAAAATCGGGTGACAAAATTTCTATTCCTTACTTTTTAACAAAATTTGAAATGAATAATCTCGTGAGTGGAAGCTCAAAAGAATTGGAATTGCATTCACAAACCGTTCAATTTGTATCCGAAGAATACATCACACGTAGAAAACAATTTAAAACACTCTTGCGTTGGCGTGGTAAAAAATCACTCGGCTGGGTACCATTTAAATCATCTGCAATTAAAATAAATAATGGAAAAATATCCTATAATAAAAATGAATTTTCTTTTTGGAATTCAAGAGAGCTACCAGAAGATGCAAAAATAAAAACAGGCTCATTTTGCCAAGATAAAATTGGGCATTGGTATTTAAATGTTTCTTTTGAAAGTGAGCAAATAGGAATTAAGAGAGATGATGATAAAAAAATTGGTATCGATATTGGAATTAAAACCCTCGCTACTTGTTCTAATGGCGAAAAGATAGAAAGGCCAAATTTAAGAAAAAATGCTTTAGCAAAAATGCGGTATTTAAAAAGATGCCAAAAGTTTGCACAAAGAAAGCAATCTAAAAGTAAAAAATATCACTCTCTTCCAAAAGCAAAACAAGAAAGAAAACTACATGTAAAAGTTGCTAATATAAGGCAAGACTATTTGCATAAAGAATCTACAAAACTTGTTAAAAAATGTTCTCTTATTGTTGTAGGTGATGTTCCTTGTAAATTCATGAATCGTAATAAAAAGCTATCAGGAATATCACTCGATTCAGGAATAGGGATGTTTAAAAATATGTTGAAGTACAAAGCCGTTAGAGCTGCTTCAATATACAAAGAAATTTCAGAAAGAGATTCAACTCGGACGTGCTCAAAGTGTAGTGAAATACTACCACGGATCGGGCTTGGAGTAAGGACATGGACTTGTGAAAAGTGCAATACGATCCATGATCGTGATGTAAATGCGAGTATAAACATACTCAATGCATACAAGAACATGTTCCCTATCGGGCATGATAGGCCGACTCGTACGAAGAAAAATTCTAGCTAG
- a CDS encoding dienelactone hydrolase family protein yields the protein MSTPSWRLRMKTMDIEYRVDDTLCRGYLVEPNAQGAKLPGIIFYTDFWGVTERQKKTAEKLANMGAVVLVADMYGNQQCGKTFEDSGRLMNSVIKDNAVYKNRIVTPFELLKKNLHVNQNKLFSIGYCFGGASSLMLARIGEGLTGAISLHGLLTSHIRVSANKKMPKLLVLHGAQDPLVSDQDIKSFNEEMQGCHADYTFISFGNCKHAFSNAEAEENNMTSYSYSADKRSDVYIRQFLTENF from the coding sequence ATGTCAACACCCTCTTGGAGATTGCGTATGAAAACAATGGATATTGAATATCGCGTCGATGATACTTTATGTCGAGGCTATTTGGTGGAACCTAATGCCCAAGGTGCTAAGTTACCAGGAATTATTTTTTATACCGATTTTTGGGGAGTGACGGAAAGACAAAAAAAAACAGCTGAAAAATTAGCGAATATGGGAGCTGTTGTTTTAGTAGCGGACATGTATGGAAATCAACAATGTGGAAAAACTTTTGAGGATTCGGGCAGATTAATGAATTCAGTTATTAAGGATAATGCGGTATATAAAAATCGTATTGTGACTCCTTTTGAATTGCTTAAAAAAAATCTTCATGTGAATCAAAATAAATTATTTAGTATTGGATATTGTTTTGGTGGTGCATCTTCATTAATGCTTGCGCGCATTGGTGAAGGATTAACAGGCGCCATTTCATTGCATGGTTTATTGACAAGTCATATTCGTGTTTCTGCCAATAAAAAAATGCCAAAATTATTAGTTTTACATGGTGCACAAGATCCTTTGGTGTCAGATCAAGATATTAAATCATTTAACGAAGAGATGCAGGGATGTCATGCTGATTATACTTTTATATCTTTTGGAAATTGTAAACATGCTTTTAGCAATGCAGAAGCTGAAGAAAATAATATGACTTCTTACAGTTATTCTGCGGATAAGCGTTCCGATGTTTATATTCGTCAATTTTTAACAGAAAATTTTTGA
- a CDS encoding YfbR-like 5'-deoxynucleotidase produces MDKLLPSKLGKLKIICSLPLFSDSICIKKQSAAEHGYTQIILSMILASHLNLSASEKCELIELAIFAELPKALLGDPSYHLRQKHPEVKELYDKIRGKIWKETELSFGIETTRSADLYGLHELIDSFASMLFIEKECLLGNQFFAGERYKTFYDKKRKQALAGDNLSKTHPCMLLNTNSESPVFEHETKINWKQAIDLLDEIFEETNKARVENGIAGYSSTFLGMVEKLKEHYRYKGWNYHYQESVGEHTFQVVFLCRLLATKLNLPEKFRISLYNAAALHDLAEAYASDVVYPIKIREKEISTLHQRIEKDVIDDICRRFQLSWPTDKHLLAIVDICDRFSSQIYFDREQRSGNSHFNVPNSSMEIVRDIYQKDYPEIFQYLDDIWLEYVTSL; encoded by the coding sequence ATGGATAAATTGCTTCCTAGTAAATTAGGAAAATTAAAAATAATTTGTTCCCTTCCTTTATTTTCAGATTCTATTTGCATAAAAAAACAATCTGCCGCAGAACATGGTTATACTCAAATTATTTTAAGTATGATTTTAGCTTCGCATTTAAATTTATCCGCTTCAGAAAAGTGTGAACTTATTGAACTAGCCATATTTGCAGAATTACCTAAAGCTTTATTAGGAGATCCCAGTTATCATTTGAGACAAAAACATCCTGAAGTAAAAGAATTGTACGATAAAATTAGAGGCAAAATTTGGAAAGAAACAGAACTTTCTTTTGGTATAGAAACAACACGATCAGCTGATTTATATGGTTTACATGAATTAATAGATTCTTTTGCTTCTATGCTATTTATTGAAAAAGAATGTTTACTTGGCAATCAATTTTTTGCTGGTGAGCGTTATAAAACATTTTATGATAAAAAAAGAAAACAAGCTTTAGCAGGTGACAATTTATCTAAAACTCACCCTTGTATGCTCTTAAATACAAACTCAGAGTCCCCTGTTTTTGAGCATGAAACTAAAATAAATTGGAAACAGGCTATCGATCTCTTAGATGAAATATTTGAAGAGACAAATAAAGCTCGTGTAGAAAATGGAATTGCAGGTTATTCTTCCACCTTTTTGGGAATGGTTGAAAAACTAAAGGAACACTACCGTTACAAGGGATGGAATTATCACTATCAAGAGAGTGTGGGCGAGCACACTTTTCAAGTGGTCTTTTTATGCCGCCTTTTAGCAACCAAACTCAATCTGCCCGAAAAATTCCGTATCTCTCTTTACAATGCAGCTGCCTTGCATGACCTTGCCGAAGCTTACGCAAGCGATGTCGTCTATCCTATTAAAATAAGAGAAAAAGAAATCTCAACCCTGCACCAGCGCATTGAAAAAGATGTGATTGATGACATTTGTCGTCGTTTTCAGCTCTCTTGGCCTACAGACAAACATCTCCTTGCTATTGTTGATATTTGTGACCGCTTTTCTAGCCAAATTTACTTTGATAGAGAACAACGCAGCGGCAATAGTCATTTCAATGTCCCCAACTCCTCTATGGAGATTGTCAGAGACATTTACCAGAAAGATTATCCTGAAATATTTCAATATCTTGACGATATTTGGCTAGAATACGTCACGAGCCTTTAG
- a CDS encoding gamma carbonic anhydrase family protein — MTKKKQQFKNRSPHATIVPYKEISPKLDNSVFLADGARVVGDVVMEKNGSVWFNAVVRGDVHSIYIGENTNIQDNALIHCTFKKFPTKIGKNVSIGHLAIVHGCTIENGCLIGMGAIIMDDAVIGEDSIVGAGSIVTQGVKIPPRSLVIGSPAKVIRQVTDKEVEGILATTLRYLEYAKGFDFTVG, encoded by the coding sequence ATGACAAAAAAGAAACAACAATTCAAAAATAGAAGTCCGCATGCCACCATTGTTCCTTACAAGGAAATTTCTCCAAAATTAGACAATTCAGTTTTTTTAGCTGATGGCGCGCGAGTTGTGGGTGATGTCGTGATGGAAAAAAACGGAAGTGTTTGGTTTAATGCTGTGGTGCGTGGTGATGTTCATAGTATTTATATTGGAGAAAATACAAATATTCAGGATAATGCTTTGATTCACTGCACGTTTAAAAAATTTCCTACAAAAATTGGTAAAAATGTAAGCATTGGTCATTTGGCGATTGTGCATGGCTGCACCATAGAAAATGGATGTCTTATTGGCATGGGAGCTATTATTATGGATGATGCCGTGATTGGTGAGGATTCGATAGTAGGCGCTGGAAGTATCGTAACCCAAGGAGTAAAAATACCGCCACGTAGTTTAGTTATTGGATCTCCAGCAAAAGTCATTAGACAGGTGACTGATAAAGAAGTTGAAGGTATTCTTGCCACCACACTTCGTTACCTTGAATATGCTAAAGGCTTTGATTTTACAGTAGGATAA
- a CDS encoding leucine-rich repeat domain-containing protein gives MALCTFVKKTVLFSAFALFNSNLYANTMNKNPISLNSYERIVYFIPDERGIIQAKVAQSQEGNATLGGVTGSPKELSSFSITFTPQTRENETELKEREQYYIKSLSRGFEVCQSIPFKVTKYKVEILPSRVHLKTATQCEFGVFNKKKQQLASFHLLLNHTYNYWCHLKDENSTAYKTARHIDNNCALHHANTKYISLNGRDISDLSPLTGFHNLVELSLENNRISSLPIGILDNFSELKKLILRKNSIFTIQPGTFDKLTKLSWLWLMENEITHLPRGVFDKLENLDWLSLYQNKLEYIPKGLLSKLKNLEGMELSFNLLKKFPEDILELNKLISLEIHNNIISEIPMNAFVNAKKLVNLSLSRNNLTTLPENLFKENSKLVYLKLAHNQITHLPLGIFDPITNTEEIDLTGNPITIWF, from the coding sequence ATGGCACTTTGTACTTTCGTGAAAAAAACTGTACTTTTTTCAGCATTTGCATTATTTAATAGCAATTTATATGCAAACACTATGAATAAAAATCCTATTTCCTTAAATTCCTATGAACGAATTGTCTATTTTATACCAGACGAGAGAGGCATTATCCAAGCAAAAGTGGCGCAATCGCAGGAAGGAAATGCGACCTTAGGAGGCGTTACAGGCAGTCCTAAAGAGTTAAGCTCGTTTTCTATTACATTTACTCCGCAAACACGTGAAAATGAGACGGAATTAAAAGAGAGGGAACAATATTATATAAAATCACTTTCTCGTGGCTTTGAGGTGTGTCAATCCATTCCATTTAAAGTAACAAAATATAAAGTAGAAATATTACCTTCCCGTGTTCATTTAAAAACGGCCACACAATGTGAGTTTGGTGTTTTTAATAAAAAGAAACAGCAATTGGCGTCGTTTCATTTATTATTGAATCATACTTATAATTATTGGTGTCATTTGAAAGATGAAAATTCTACGGCCTATAAAACAGCGCGGCACATTGACAATAATTGTGCTCTTCATCATGCCAATACAAAGTACATCAGTTTAAATGGCAGAGACATAAGCGATTTAAGCCCGCTAACAGGTTTTCATAATTTAGTAGAACTCTCTTTAGAGAATAATAGAATTTCCTCTTTGCCAATAGGAATTCTAGATAATTTCAGTGAGCTCAAAAAATTGATATTAAGAAAAAATAGTATTTTCACAATTCAACCCGGCACCTTCGATAAATTAACAAAATTAAGCTGGCTTTGGTTAATGGAAAATGAAATTACACATTTGCCTCGAGGCGTGTTTGATAAGCTTGAAAATCTGGATTGGTTAAGTTTATATCAAAATAAATTAGAATACATTCCAAAAGGTTTATTAAGTAAACTAAAAAATTTAGAAGGCATGGAATTGTCATTTAATTTACTTAAGAAATTTCCGGAAGATATTTTAGAATTAAATAAATTAATAAGTTTAGAGATACACAATAATATTATAAGTGAAATTCCTATGAATGCATTTGTCAACGCGAAAAAACTTGTGAACTTATCGCTTAGTCGAAATAATTTAACAACTTTGCCCGAAAATTTATTTAAGGAAAATTCAAAACTTGTTTATTTAAAACTTGCTCATAATCAAATAACCCATTTGCCCCTAGGGATATTTGACCCCATTACAAATACGGAAGAAATTGATCTGACAGGAAACCCTATAACTATTTGGTTTTAA